A DNA window from Novosphingobium sp. RL4 contains the following coding sequences:
- the nuoK gene encoding NADH-quinone oxidoreductase subunit NuoK encodes MIGVEHYVVVSSILFVLGVLGIFLNRKNVIVLLMAIELILLAVNINLVAFSAFLHDLTGQIFAMFVLTVAAGEAAVGLAILVIYFRGRGSIAVDDVNRMKG; translated from the coding sequence GTGATCGGCGTCGAACATTACGTGGTCGTGAGCTCGATCCTCTTCGTGCTCGGCGTCCTCGGCATTTTCCTGAACCGCAAGAACGTCATCGTTCTGCTCATGGCGATCGAACTGATCCTGCTTGCGGTCAACATCAACCTCGTCGCGTTCAGCGCGTTCCTGCACGACCTCACGGGCCAGATCTTTGCGATGTTCGTGCTGACGGTCGCTGCCGGCGAGGCCGCAGTGGGGCTTGCTATCCTCGTGATCTATTTCCGTGGCCGCGGCAGCATCGCCGTCGACGACGTCAACCGGATGAAGGGATAA
- the nuoH gene encoding NADH-quinone oxidoreductase subunit NuoH yields MTAFFQNLGMSYEWAWFVSTVCGILLIALPLMLAVAMIIYVDRKIWAAMALRRGPNVVGPFGLLQSFADGLKVFLQETIVPSAANKGLFLIAPIVTFTLALLSWAVIPFNSGAILANINIGLLYILAISSLGVYGTIMAGWASNSKYPFFSAMRASAQMISYEVSIGFILICVVLWAGTFNMNDIVWAQKGHVFGIINGFVANPLLFPMWVMFLISSLAETQRAPFDLAEAESELVAGYQTEYSSMAFAAYWLGEYANVLLMCALNATLFWGGWLPPLDIPVLYLVPGFVWFLLKVFFFFFVFSWIKATVPRYRYDQLMRLGWKVFLPVSLLFVVLVSGYLMATGHFQ; encoded by the coding sequence ATGACCGCTTTCTTCCAGAATCTCGGGATGAGCTACGAGTGGGCATGGTTCGTGTCCACCGTCTGCGGCATCCTGCTCATAGCGCTGCCGCTGATGCTGGCCGTCGCCATGATCATCTATGTCGACCGCAAGATCTGGGCTGCCATGGCGCTGCGCCGCGGCCCCAACGTGGTCGGCCCGTTCGGCCTGCTTCAGTCCTTCGCGGACGGCCTGAAGGTCTTCCTTCAGGAAACCATCGTTCCCTCGGCTGCGAACAAGGGCCTGTTCCTGATCGCGCCGATCGTGACCTTCACGCTGGCGCTGCTGTCCTGGGCGGTGATCCCGTTCAATTCGGGCGCGATCCTGGCCAATATCAACATCGGCCTGCTCTACATCCTCGCGATCAGTTCGCTGGGTGTCTACGGCACGATCATGGCGGGCTGGGCTTCGAACTCGAAGTACCCGTTCTTCTCGGCGATGCGCGCTTCGGCGCAGATGATCTCGTATGAAGTCTCGATCGGCTTCATCCTGATCTGCGTCGTGCTGTGGGCGGGCACGTTCAACATGAACGACATCGTCTGGGCGCAGAAGGGCCACGTCTTCGGCATCATCAACGGTTTCGTCGCTAACCCGCTGCTGTTCCCGATGTGGGTCATGTTCCTGATTTCGAGCCTTGCGGAAACGCAGCGCGCGCCCTTCGACCTTGCCGAAGCGGAATCGGAACTCGTCGCCGGTTACCAGACCGAATATTCGTCGATGGCATTCGCCGCATACTGGCTGGGCGAATATGCCAACGTGCTCCTGATGTGCGCGCTCAATGCGACGCTGTTCTGGGGCGGATGGCTGCCGCCGCTCGACATCCCCGTTCTCTACCTCGTGCCGGGCTTCGTATGGTTCCTGCTCAAGGTCTTCTTCTTCTTCTTCGTGTTCAGCTGGATCAAGGCTACCGTTCCCCGGTACCGCTATGACCAGTTGATGCGCCTGGGCTGGAAGGTCTTCCTGCCCGTATCGCTGCTGTTCGTCGTACTCGTCAGCGGCTACCTCATGGCTACCGGACACTTCCAATGA
- the nuoF gene encoding NADH-quinone oxidoreductase subunit NuoF: MALADKDRIFTNLYGYQPWNLKEAQARGAWDNTKALIERGRDAIIDEMKASGLRGRGGAGFPTGMKWSFMPKQPPLDQAGNPKPSFLVINADESEPGSCKDREIMRHDPHLLFEGALVAGFAMGARAAYIYIRGEYIREAETLFKAREEAYAAGLLGKNACGSGYDFDVFVHRGAGAYICGEETAMIESLEGKKGQPRLKPPFPAGAGLYGCPTTVNNVESIAVAPTILRRGAAWFSSFGRENNKGTKLFQISGHVNRPCVVEEEMSIPFSELIERHCGGIRGGKDNLLAVIPGGSSVPLVPAADIWDAPMDFDGLKAVGSGLGTAAVIVMDKSTDIVRAISRISYFYKHESCGQCTPCREGTGWMWRVMERLRTGDAEVEEIDMLQQVTKQVEGHTICALGDAAAWPIQGLIRHFRPELERRIAENVREAAE; the protein is encoded by the coding sequence ATGGCTCTCGCCGACAAGGATCGCATCTTCACCAACCTCTACGGCTATCAGCCGTGGAACCTGAAGGAAGCGCAGGCGCGCGGCGCCTGGGACAACACCAAGGCGCTGATCGAGCGCGGCCGTGACGCCATCATCGACGAGATGAAGGCATCGGGTCTGCGCGGTCGCGGCGGTGCGGGCTTCCCCACCGGCATGAAGTGGTCCTTCATGCCCAAGCAGCCGCCGCTCGACCAGGCCGGCAACCCGAAGCCCAGCTTCCTCGTCATCAATGCCGACGAATCCGAGCCCGGTTCGTGCAAGGATCGCGAGATCATGCGCCACGACCCGCATCTCCTGTTCGAAGGTGCGCTGGTCGCCGGCTTCGCCATGGGTGCGCGCGCGGCCTACATCTACATTCGCGGCGAATACATCCGTGAAGCCGAGACGCTGTTCAAGGCGCGTGAAGAGGCTTACGCAGCCGGCCTGCTGGGCAAGAACGCCTGCGGTTCGGGCTACGATTTCGACGTCTTCGTCCACCGCGGCGCCGGCGCTTACATCTGCGGCGAAGAAACCGCGATGATCGAAAGCCTCGAAGGCAAGAAGGGCCAGCCCCGCCTGAAGCCGCCGTTCCCGGCCGGCGCAGGCCTCTACGGCTGCCCGACCACGGTCAACAACGTGGAATCGATCGCTGTTGCGCCCACCATCCTGCGTCGCGGCGCAGCCTGGTTCTCCAGCTTCGGCCGAGAGAACAACAAGGGCACCAAGCTCTTCCAGATCAGCGGGCACGTGAACCGTCCCTGCGTGGTCGAGGAAGAGATGTCGATCCCGTTCAGCGAACTGATCGAGCGTCATTGCGGCGGCATTCGCGGCGGCAAGGACAACCTGCTGGCGGTGATTCCCGGCGGTTCGTCGGTTCCGCTGGTTCCGGCCGCCGATATCTGGGACGCCCCGATGGACTTCGACGGCCTGAAGGCTGTCGGCTCGGGCCTCGGCACCGCTGCCGTCATCGTCATGGACAAGTCCACCGACATCGTCCGCGCCATCAGCCGGATCTCGTACTTCTACAAGCACGAGTCCTGCGGCCAGTGCACCCCCTGCCGCGAAGGCACGGGGTGGATGTGGCGCGTGATGGAGCGCCTGCGCACCGGCGACGCGGAAGTCGAGGAAATCGACATGCTGCAGCAGGTGACCAAGCAGGTCGAAGGCCACACCATCTGCGCTCTGGGCGACGCTGCGGCGTGGCCGATCCAGGGCCTGATCCGTCATTTCCGTCCGGAGCTTGAGCGCCGGATCGCCGAAAACGTCCGCGAGGCTGCCGAGTAA
- the nuoL gene encoding NADH-quinone oxidoreductase subunit L: MHPILIIVFLPLLAAIIAGLGNKQLGHVPAKVLTTGALFVACALSWPIFIGFLTGNAEAAVVPVLKWVQSGAMTFDWSLRVDSLTAVMLVVVTSVSALVHLYSWGYMSEEPDQPRFFAYLSLFTFAMLMLVTADNLVQMFFGWEGVGLASYLLIGFWFRKPSAGAAAIKAFVVNRVGDLGFMLGIFATFLVFGTVSIPEILHAAPGMAGSTIGFLGYRFDTMTVICLLLFVGAMGKSAQLGLHTWLPDAMEGPTPVSALIHAATMVTAGVFMVCRLSPMFETSETAMHVMAFVGACTCFFAATVGCTQWDIKRVIAYSTCSQLGYMFFAAGVGAYGAAMFHLFTHAFFKALLFLGAGSVIHAMHHEQDMRFYGALRKHIPITFWTMTAGTLAITGVGIAGFVGFAGFYSKDAILEAAFGSGTAVGGFAFWMGIAAALMTSFYSWRLVFLTFFGKPRWIQSEHIQHAVHDAHGHGHDDHGHDDHAHDDHADDAHAHAAPELGSRGPDYTAHGDGTGGYHPHESPPVMLLPLLILATGAVLAGFVFQHAFVSEGTGEFWKGALVFHEHLIHAMHGVPTWVKWAPFTVMSLGLLTAWYGYIKNISFPKAVAEQLGPVYTFVYRKWMFDELYNIIFVRPAFWLGKVFWKILDIGVIDKFGPDGAAWVVARGSTYAQKVQSGYLYSYALVMLLGLVGAISWVIAG, from the coding sequence TTGCACCCGATCCTGATCATCGTCTTCCTGCCGTTACTGGCAGCGATCATCGCCGGGCTGGGCAACAAGCAGCTCGGCCACGTCCCCGCAAAGGTCCTGACGACCGGCGCGCTGTTTGTCGCCTGTGCGTTGAGCTGGCCGATCTTCATCGGTTTCCTGACCGGAAACGCCGAAGCTGCCGTTGTCCCGGTGCTCAAGTGGGTCCAGTCGGGCGCGATGACCTTCGACTGGTCGCTGCGCGTGGACTCGCTGACTGCGGTCATGCTCGTCGTCGTGACTTCCGTTTCCGCGCTCGTTCACCTCTATTCCTGGGGCTACATGAGCGAGGAGCCGGATCAGCCGCGCTTCTTCGCGTACCTGTCGCTCTTCACGTTCGCCATGCTCATGCTGGTGACCGCTGACAACCTGGTGCAGATGTTCTTCGGTTGGGAAGGCGTGGGTCTTGCCTCGTATCTCCTGATCGGCTTCTGGTTCCGCAAGCCTTCGGCCGGTGCCGCCGCGATCAAGGCCTTCGTGGTCAACCGCGTGGGTGACCTTGGCTTCATGCTCGGCATCTTCGCCACCTTCCTGGTGTTCGGCACGGTCTCGATCCCCGAGATCCTGCACGCGGCGCCCGGCATGGCCGGTTCGACCATCGGGTTCCTCGGCTATCGCTTCGACACGATGACCGTGATCTGCCTCCTGCTGTTCGTGGGCGCGATGGGCAAGTCGGCGCAGCTCGGCCTGCACACCTGGCTTCCGGACGCGATGGAAGGCCCGACCCCGGTGTCGGCGCTGATCCACGCGGCCACCATGGTCACCGCGGGCGTCTTCATGGTCTGCCGCCTGTCCCCGATGTTCGAGACCAGCGAAACGGCGATGCACGTCATGGCTTTCGTCGGCGCCTGCACCTGCTTCTTCGCGGCCACCGTCGGCTGCACGCAGTGGGACATCAAGCGCGTCATCGCCTATTCGACCTGTTCGCAGCTCGGCTACATGTTCTTCGCCGCCGGCGTCGGCGCCTATGGCGCGGCCATGTTCCACCTGTTCACGCACGCCTTCTTCAAGGCACTGCTGTTCCTCGGTGCGGGCTCGGTGATCCATGCGATGCACCATGAGCAGGACATGCGCTTCTACGGCGCTCTGCGTAAGCACATCCCGATCACCTTCTGGACGATGACGGCGGGTACGCTGGCCATCACCGGCGTTGGTATCGCGGGCTTCGTCGGCTTCGCAGGGTTCTACTCGAAGGACGCCATCCTTGAGGCGGCGTTCGGTTCGGGCACGGCAGTTGGCGGTTTCGCCTTCTGGATGGGCATCGCCGCTGCGCTGATGACCAGCTTCTACTCCTGGCGCCTGGTCTTCCTGACCTTCTTCGGAAAGCCGCGCTGGATCCAGTCGGAGCATATCCAGCACGCGGTGCATGATGCGCACGGCCACGGTCACGACGACCATGGTCATGACGATCACGCACATGACGACCATGCCGATGATGCACATGCTCACGCGGCTCCCGAACTCGGTTCGCGCGGTCCGGACTACACGGCGCATGGCGACGGTACGGGTGGCTATCACCCGCACGAGAGCCCGCCGGTCATGCTGTTGCCGCTGCTGATCCTGGCAACGGGCGCGGTACTTGCCGGCTTCGTCTTCCAGCATGCCTTCGTCTCGGAAGGGACGGGTGAGTTCTGGAAGGGTGCGCTGGTCTTCCACGAACACCTGATCCACGCCATGCACGGCGTGCCGACCTGGGTGAAGTGGGCGCCGTTCACCGTGATGTCGCTGGGCCTGCTGACCGCATGGTACGGTTACATCAAGAACATCTCGTTCCCCAAGGCAGTCGCCGAACAGCTCGGGCCGGTCTACACCTTCGTGTACCGCAAGTGGATGTTCGACGAGCTCTACAACATCATCTTCGTCCGTCCCGCATTCTGGCTCGGCAAGGTGTTCTGGAAGATCCTGGATATCGGCGTGATCGACAAGTTCGGTCCCGACGGTGCGGCCTGGGTCGTCGCCAGGGGTTCGACTTACGCGCAGAAGGTCCAGTCGGGCTATCTGTACAGCTACGCTCTTGTCATGCTGCTGGGCCTTGTCGGCGCCATCAGCTGGGTGATCGCGGGATAA
- a CDS encoding NADH-quinone oxidoreductase subunit D, with the protein MSIQLEQSPTTGDEVITNYTINFGPQHPAAHGVLRMVMELDGEIIERIDPHVGLLHRGTEKLIEHKTYLQALPYFDRLDYCSPLGMEHSYVLAIEKLLNLEVPIRAQYLRVLFAELTRICNHMLNIGSHVMDVGAMTPNLWLFEIREDCLNFFERASGARMHSAWFRPGGVHQDVPLKLLTDIADWLDTRLPTLFEDAMSLVVDNRIFKQRNVDIALVSKEDALAWGFSGPMIRGAGIPWDLRKSQPYDVYDRMDFEIPVGTNSDCYDRFMVRVEEVRQSARIMKQCLAEMPEGPIASSDRKVSPPKRGEMKQSMESLIHHFKLYTEGFHVPAGEVYVATESPKGEFGVYLVSDGSNKPYRCKIRPTAFSHLQAMDFMSKGHMLPDATAILGAIDVVFGECDR; encoded by the coding sequence GTGAGCATCCAGCTCGAGCAGTCGCCGACCACCGGCGATGAAGTCATCACCAACTACACGATCAACTTCGGCCCGCAGCACCCTGCGGCGCACGGCGTTCTGCGCATGGTCATGGAACTCGATGGCGAGATCATCGAGCGCATCGATCCGCACGTCGGCCTGCTGCATCGCGGCACCGAAAAGCTGATCGAGCACAAGACCTACCTCCAGGCGCTGCCGTATTTCGACCGTCTGGACTACTGCTCGCCGCTGGGGATGGAGCATTCCTACGTCCTGGCGATCGAGAAGCTGCTCAACCTCGAAGTGCCGATCCGCGCGCAGTACCTTCGCGTGCTGTTCGCCGAGCTGACGCGCATCTGCAACCACATGCTCAACATCGGCTCCCACGTCATGGACGTGGGCGCGATGACCCCGAACCTGTGGCTGTTCGAAATCCGCGAGGATTGCCTCAACTTCTTCGAACGCGCTTCGGGCGCGCGCATGCACTCCGCGTGGTTCCGTCCAGGCGGCGTTCATCAGGACGTGCCGCTCAAGCTGCTGACCGACATCGCCGACTGGCTCGATACCCGCCTGCCGACGCTGTTCGAGGACGCGATGAGCCTCGTGGTCGACAACCGCATCTTCAAGCAGCGCAATGTCGACATCGCGCTGGTGAGCAAGGAAGACGCGCTGGCATGGGGCTTCTCCGGCCCGATGATCCGCGGCGCGGGCATTCCCTGGGATCTGCGCAAGTCGCAGCCCTACGACGTCTACGACCGCATGGACTTCGAGATCCCCGTCGGCACCAACTCTGACTGCTACGACCGCTTCATGGTCCGCGTCGAGGAAGTGCGTCAGTCGGCCCGGATCATGAAGCAGTGCCTCGCCGAGATGCCGGAAGGTCCGATCGCCTCCTCCGACCGCAAGGTTTCGCCGCCGAAGCGCGGCGAGATGAAGCAGTCGATGGAATCGCTGATCCATCACTTCAAGCTCTACACCGAAGGCTTCCATGTGCCTGCCGGTGAAGTCTACGTCGCCACCGAGAGCCCGAAGGGCGAATTCGGCGTCTATCTCGTCTCGGACGGCTCCAACAAGCCGTATCGCTGCAAGATCCGCCCGACCGCCTTCTCGCACCTCCAGGCGATGGACTTCATGTCGAAGGGCCACATGCTTCCTGACGCGACCGCCATCCTCGGCGCCATCGACGTCGTGTTCGGGGAGTGCGACCGTTGA
- a CDS encoding NADH-quinone oxidoreductase subunit J: MIQTFAFYLFAVLTIASAAATILSRNPVHSVLFLILAFFNAAGLMMLTGAEFIAMLLVIVYVGAVAVLFLFVVMMLDIDFAELRAGFVKNFPLGMLVAVVLLAEMVLGLGAYKAGALNLGTPDGTAATPTGASNIEAIGGLLYSRYLFLFEAAGLILLVAMVGAIVLTHRQRGDTRGQKVSKQIARRPDEATVNVKPEVGKGVSL; encoded by the coding sequence ATGATCCAGACTTTCGCCTTCTACCTTTTTGCGGTGCTGACGATCGCTTCGGCGGCCGCCACCATCCTTTCCCGTAACCCGGTCCATTCGGTGCTGTTCCTGATCCTGGCGTTCTTCAACGCCGCCGGGCTCATGATGCTCACCGGTGCCGAGTTCATCGCCATGCTGCTCGTCATCGTCTACGTCGGCGCGGTCGCGGTGCTCTTCCTGTTCGTCGTCATGATGCTCGACATCGACTTCGCCGAACTGCGGGCAGGGTTCGTCAAGAACTTCCCGCTCGGGATGCTTGTAGCCGTGGTGCTGCTTGCCGAGATGGTGCTGGGCCTTGGTGCCTACAAGGCCGGCGCCCTGAACCTCGGCACGCCTGACGGTACGGCAGCGACGCCGACCGGTGCATCCAACATCGAGGCCATCGGCGGACTGCTCTACAGCCGCTATCTGTTCCTGTTCGAAGCGGCCGGCCTGATCCTGCTCGTCGCGATGGTTGGCGCCATTGTCCTGACTCACCGTCAGCGCGGTGACACGCGCGGCCAGAAGGTCAGCAAGCAGATCGCGCGTCGCCCTGATGAGGCGACCGTCAACGTCAAGCCGGAAGTCGGCAAGGGGGTTTCGCTGTGA
- the nuoG gene encoding NADH-quinone oxidoreductase subunit NuoG: MPKVKVDGVEIDVPNGATVLQACELAGKEIPRFCYHERLSIAGNCRMCLVEVKPGPPKPQASCALPATEGQEIRTDSEMVKKAREGVMEFLLINHPLDCPICDQGGECDLQDQSVAYGRGASRYDENKRAVTEKYMGPLIKTTMTRCIHCTRCVRFSEEIAGVDEIGALYRGESMQITTYLEHAAKHEMSANVIDLCPVGALTSRPYAFEARPWELKKTLGIDVSDATGANIRIDARGREVLRVLPRNNDDVNEEWISDKARYMVDGLTKRRLDKPFLRRDGKLVAVSWNEAFAAIATLNPGNSIAAVAGDMVDCETMFAAKKLVGALGSTLIEGRQTGMDYATDSLAAVNFNTTFAGIETADAILIAGSHVRWEAPLLNVRLRKAVKRGAKVFLVGPEWETTFGGEFLGEDLSVLGNLPQNVADALSNAKRPAVILGGAALGRGGLEAGLALAAQFNLVRDLEDGTNWNGFNVLHMAAARMGGLMLGYAQKGGIADLVAAKPKVLLALGADEVDFTQFAGSMIVYIGHHGDKGAHAADVILPASAYTEKAGTYVNTEGRVQWSDKGVFAPGDAREDWTILRALADAFGVSVGFDSFDQLRNAMIEEVPALGSEGLADYGSVLPAGGGSAAGQIAYPIKDFYMTNPIARASAVMQRCSAELLHGEDLAEAAE, translated from the coding sequence ATGCCCAAGGTCAAAGTCGACGGCGTCGAGATCGACGTCCCCAACGGCGCAACCGTGCTGCAGGCCTGCGAGCTTGCCGGCAAGGAAATCCCGCGCTTCTGTTATCACGAGCGCCTGAGCATCGCCGGCAATTGCCGCATGTGCCTGGTCGAAGTGAAGCCCGGACCGCCCAAGCCCCAGGCTTCGTGCGCGCTTCCGGCTACCGAAGGCCAGGAAATCCGCACGGATTCCGAAATGGTCAAGAAGGCGCGGGAAGGGGTGATGGAGTTCCTCCTCATCAACCACCCGCTCGATTGCCCGATCTGCGATCAGGGCGGCGAGTGCGACCTTCAGGACCAGTCCGTCGCTTACGGTCGCGGCGCTTCGCGCTACGACGAGAACAAGCGCGCGGTCACTGAAAAGTACATGGGCCCGCTCATCAAGACGACGATGACGCGCTGCATCCACTGCACCCGCTGCGTGCGCTTCTCGGAAGAGATCGCCGGTGTGGACGAGATCGGCGCGCTCTATCGCGGCGAGTCCATGCAGATCACCACCTATCTCGAACATGCTGCCAAGCACGAGATGTCGGCCAACGTGATCGATCTCTGCCCGGTTGGCGCACTTACCTCGCGTCCCTACGCCTTCGAGGCCCGCCCCTGGGAACTCAAGAAGACGCTGGGCATCGACGTGTCGGACGCCACCGGCGCCAACATCCGCATCGATGCGCGCGGCCGCGAAGTGCTGCGCGTGCTTCCTCGTAACAACGACGACGTCAACGAGGAATGGATCAGCGACAAGGCGCGCTACATGGTCGACGGCCTTACCAAGCGCCGTCTCGACAAGCCGTTCCTGCGCCGTGACGGCAAGCTCGTCGCGGTCAGCTGGAACGAGGCCTTCGCTGCCATCGCCACGTTGAACCCGGGCAACTCGATCGCTGCGGTCGCCGGCGACATGGTCGATTGCGAAACGATGTTCGCCGCCAAGAAGCTGGTCGGCGCGCTCGGTTCGACGCTCATCGAAGGTCGCCAGACCGGGATGGACTATGCAACCGACAGCCTCGCCGCCGTCAACTTCAACACCACGTTCGCAGGGATCGAGACCGCCGACGCGATCCTGATCGCCGGCAGCCACGTGCGCTGGGAAGCGCCGCTTCTCAACGTCCGCCTGCGCAAGGCGGTGAAGCGGGGCGCCAAGGTGTTCCTCGTCGGTCCCGAGTGGGAAACCACCTTCGGCGGCGAATTCCTCGGCGAAGACCTCTCGGTCCTCGGCAACCTTCCGCAGAACGTCGCCGATGCGCTGTCGAACGCGAAGCGTCCGGCGGTCATCCTTGGCGGTGCGGCGCTCGGCCGTGGCGGTCTGGAAGCGGGCCTCGCGCTCGCCGCCCAGTTCAACCTGGTTCGCGACCTTGAAGACGGCACCAACTGGAACGGCTTCAACGTCCTCCACATGGCAGCGGCCCGCATGGGCGGCCTGATGCTCGGTTACGCGCAGAAGGGCGGCATTGCCGATCTCGTCGCCGCCAAGCCCAAGGTTCTGCTCGCGCTCGGCGCCGACGAAGTGGACTTCACCCAGTTCGCCGGTTCGATGATCGTCTACATCGGTCACCACGGCGACAAGGGCGCTCATGCCGCTGACGTCATCCTGCCGGCTTCGGCCTATACCGAAAAGGCCGGCACTTACGTCAACACCGAAGGCCGCGTGCAGTGGTCCGACAAGGGCGTGTTCGCTCCGGGCGATGCCCGCGAGGACTGGACGATCCTTCGCGCCCTTGCCGACGCTTTCGGCGTCTCGGTCGGGTTCGACAGCTTCGATCAGTTGCGAAACGCAATGATCGAGGAAGTTCCTGCACTTGGCAGCGAAGGCCTCGCCGACTACGGGAGCGTTCTGCCTGCCGGGGGCGGTTCCGCTGCCGGCCAGATCGCCTATCCGATCAAGGACTTCTACATGACCAACCCGATCGCCCGCGCGAGCGCCGTCATGCAGCGTTGCTCGGCCGAACTGCTTCACGGTGAAGACCTGGCGGAGGCCGCGGAATGA
- the nuoI gene encoding NADH-quinone oxidoreductase subunit NuoI, translated as MTVGQLIKSFTLWEFVKAHWLTLKYFFKPKATINYPFEKNPLSPRFRGEHALRRYPNGEERCIACKLCEAICPAQAITIEAAPRDDGSRRTTRYDIDMTKCIYCGFCQEACPVDAIVEGPNFEYATETREELLYDKAKLLANGDKWERAIAANLEADAPYR; from the coding sequence ATGACCGTCGGACAACTCATAAAGAGCTTCACGCTCTGGGAGTTCGTGAAGGCGCACTGGCTGACCTTGAAGTATTTCTTCAAGCCCAAGGCGACGATCAACTACCCCTTCGAGAAGAACCCGCTTTCGCCCCGCTTCCGTGGTGAGCACGCCCTTCGCCGTTATCCCAACGGCGAGGAACGCTGCATCGCCTGCAAGCTTTGCGAGGCGATCTGCCCGGCGCAGGCGATCACGATCGAAGCCGCGCCGCGCGATGACGGTTCGCGCCGTACCACGCGCTACGACATCGACATGACGAAGTGCATCTACTGCGGCTTCTGCCAGGAAGCCTGCCCGGTGGACGCCATCGTCGAGGGGCCGAACTTCGAATATGCGACCGAAACGCGCGAAGAACTGCTTTATGACAAAGCCAAGCTGCTGGCGAACGGGGACAAGTGGGAGCGTGCTATCGCCGCTAACCTTGAAGCCGACGCACCGTACCGATAG
- a CDS encoding complex I 24 kDa subunit family protein has product MADRYIEPDSPELRARWGNFAWTAENAEKAKEVVSRYPDGRQRSAVMPLLDLAQRQVGAELNTQGWLPIPVMEYIAAYLDMPVIRVVEVATFYTMYNIAPIGRFHVQVCGTTPCMLRGSDDLLATCKSRGMKKGHISEDGLWSFTEVECMGNCASAPMVQINDDNYEDLTSDRLNAVLDALARGETPKAGTQDPARHTVEPVGEPTNLAAMITANHDYRSEW; this is encoded by the coding sequence ATGGCTGACCGCTATATCGAACCCGACTCGCCCGAACTTCGGGCCCGTTGGGGCAATTTCGCCTGGACCGCCGAAAACGCCGAAAAGGCGAAGGAAGTCGTGTCCCGCTATCCCGACGGGCGCCAGCGCTCGGCGGTGATGCCGCTTCTCGACCTCGCCCAGCGCCAGGTCGGTGCAGAGCTGAACACGCAGGGCTGGCTGCCGATCCCGGTGATGGAATACATCGCCGCCTATCTCGACATGCCGGTAATCCGCGTCGTCGAGGTCGCGACGTTCTACACGATGTACAACATCGCGCCGATCGGCCGCTTTCACGTGCAGGTCTGCGGCACGACGCCGTGCATGCTGCGTGGTTCGGACGACCTTCTCGCCACGTGCAAGTCGCGCGGCATGAAGAAGGGCCACATTTCGGAAGACGGCCTCTGGTCGTTCACCGAGGTCGAATGCATGGGCAACTGCGCCTCGGCTCCGATGGTCCAGATCAACGACGACAACTACGAAGACCTCACGTCGGACCGTCTGAACGCGGTGCTCGACGCGCTGGCGCGTGGTGAAACGCCGAAGGCCGGGACGCAGGATCCTGCCCGACACACCGTCGAGCCCGTCGGTGAGCCGACTAACCTGGCCGCGATGATCACGGCCAATCATGACTATCGGAGTGAGTGGTAA
- a CDS encoding nuclear transport factor 2 family protein: MSRLAIAEAMIAAYNAQDADLYVTYMTDEASEANYRGAVVREGKEGTRSGLKAAFARWPENKAEIVSREETDNYVVFREHVTRGPATDGSDLVEPFDVLAVYSFEGDKCSRVEFIR; this comes from the coding sequence TTGAGCCGCCTCGCAATCGCCGAAGCCATGATCGCGGCCTACAACGCGCAGGATGCCGATCTCTACGTGACCTACATGACCGACGAAGCCAGCGAAGCGAACTATCGCGGCGCTGTGGTTCGCGAGGGCAAGGAGGGCACGCGCTCGGGTCTCAAGGCGGCTTTCGCCAGGTGGCCCGAGAACAAGGCCGAGATCGTTTCGCGTGAAGAAACCGACAACTATGTCGTTTTCCGTGAACACGTGACGCGCGGTCCGGCAACGGACGGTTCCGATCTTGTCGAGCCTTTCGACGTTCTCGCGGTCTACAGCTTCGAGGGTGACAAGTGCTCGCGGGTTGAGTTCATCCGATGA